One genomic window of Natronorubrum halophilum includes the following:
- a CDS encoding type IV pilin has protein sequence MDLTQFRSKLIGNENERAVSPVIGVILMVAITVILAAVIAAFVLDMGSGLQDSAQAGVQVEDDGSTAPTVNLESLANADGVTVIDDSGNVVSTSSGSLPLESVGEGATIDGTTGTEYDIVAYYGEETDRSGTTIVGTVEYDT, from the coding sequence ATGGATTTGACACAATTCCGAAGTAAGCTGATTGGTAACGAAAATGAACGTGCGGTCTCTCCAGTGATAGGGGTCATACTTATGGTTGCGATTACAGTTATTTTAGCGGCTGTGATCGCTGCATTTGTTCTCGATATGGGATCGGGACTCCAAGACAGTGCCCAAGCAGGCGTACAGGTGGAAGATGATGGATCCACCGCGCCAACAGTGAACCTTGAATCGCTGGCAAATGCAGATGGAGTTACTGTTATTGATGATAGTGGTAACGTTGTGTCCACGAGCAGTGGAAGTTTGCCGTTAGAAAGTGTAGGTGAGGGGGCAACAATTGATGGTACGACTGGTACGGAATATGATATTGTTGCCTATTACGGGGAAGAAACTGACCGAAGTGGGACAACTATCGTTGGGACAGTCGAGTACGACACCTAA